In the genome of Piliocolobus tephrosceles isolate RC106 chromosome 20, ASM277652v3, whole genome shotgun sequence, one region contains:
- the CD40 gene encoding tumor necrosis factor receptor superfamily member 5 isoform X2 gives MVRLLLQCVLWGCLLTAVYPEPPTACRETQYLINSQCCSLCQPGQKLVSECTEFTETECLPCGESEFLDTWNRETHCHQHKYCDPNLGLRVQQKGTSKIDTTCTCEEGQHCTSEACESCVPHRSCSPGFGVKQIATGVSDTICEPCPVGFFSNVSSAFEKCRPWTSCETKDLVVQQAGTNKTDVVCGPQDRQRALVVIPICLGILFVILLLVLVFIKKVAKKPNDKARHPKQEPQEINFLDDLPGSNPVAPVQETLHGCQPVTQEDGKESRISVQERQ, from the exons ATGGTTCGTCTGCTTCTGCAGTGCGTCCTCTGGGGCTGCTTGCTGACCGCT GTCTATCCAGAACCACCCACTGCATGCAGAGAAACACAGTACCTAATAAACAGTCAGTGCTGTTCTTTGTGCCAGCCAG GACAGAAACTGGTGAGTGAGTGCACAGAGTTCACTGAAACGGAATGCCTTCCTTGCGGTGAAAGCGAATTCCTAGACACCTGGAACAGAGAGACACACTGCCACCAGCACAAATACTGCGACCCCA ACCTAGGGCTTCGGGTCCAGCAGAAGGGCACCTCAAAAATAGACACCACCTGCACCTGTGAAGAAGGCCAGCACTGTACGAGTGAGGCCTGTGAGAGCTGTGTCCCCCACCGCTCATGCTCGCCTGGCTTTGGGGTCAAGCAGATCG CTACAGGGGTTTCTGATACCATCTGTGAGCCCTGCCCGGTCGGCTTCTTCTCCAATGTGTCATCTGCTTTTGAAAAGTGTCGCCCTTGGACAAG CTGTGAGACCAAAGACCTGGTTGTGCAACAGGCAGGCACAAACAAGACTGATGTTGTCTGTG GTCCCCAGGATCGGCAGAGAGCCCTGGTGGTGATCCCCATCTGCTTGGGGATCCTGTTTGTCATCCTCCTTTTGGTGCTGGTCTTTATCA aaaaGGTGGCCAAGAAGCCAAACGATAAG GCCCGCCACCCCAAGCAGGAACCCCAGGAGATCAATTTTCTGGACGATCTTCCTGGCTCCAACCCTGTGGCTCCAGTGCAGGAGACTTTACATGGATGCCAACCGGTCACCCAGGAGGATGGCAAAGAGAGTCGCATCTCAGTGCAGGAGAGACAGTGA
- the CD40 gene encoding tumor necrosis factor receptor superfamily member 5 isoform X1 gives MVRLLLQCVLWGCLLTAVYPEPPTACRETQYLINSQCCSLCQPGQKLVSECTEFTETECLPCGESEFLDTWNRETHCHQHKYCDPNLGLRVQQKGTSKIDTTCTCEEGQHCTSEACESCVPHRSCSPGFGVKQIATGVSDTICEPCPVGFFSNVSSAFEKCRPWTSCETKDLVVQQAGTNKTDVVCGPQDRQRALVVIPICLGILFVILLLVLVFISESSEKVAKKPNDKARHPKQEPQEINFLDDLPGSNPVAPVQETLHGCQPVTQEDGKESRISVQERQ, from the exons ATGGTTCGTCTGCTTCTGCAGTGCGTCCTCTGGGGCTGCTTGCTGACCGCT GTCTATCCAGAACCACCCACTGCATGCAGAGAAACACAGTACCTAATAAACAGTCAGTGCTGTTCTTTGTGCCAGCCAG GACAGAAACTGGTGAGTGAGTGCACAGAGTTCACTGAAACGGAATGCCTTCCTTGCGGTGAAAGCGAATTCCTAGACACCTGGAACAGAGAGACACACTGCCACCAGCACAAATACTGCGACCCCA ACCTAGGGCTTCGGGTCCAGCAGAAGGGCACCTCAAAAATAGACACCACCTGCACCTGTGAAGAAGGCCAGCACTGTACGAGTGAGGCCTGTGAGAGCTGTGTCCCCCACCGCTCATGCTCGCCTGGCTTTGGGGTCAAGCAGATCG CTACAGGGGTTTCTGATACCATCTGTGAGCCCTGCCCGGTCGGCTTCTTCTCCAATGTGTCATCTGCTTTTGAAAAGTGTCGCCCTTGGACAAG CTGTGAGACCAAAGACCTGGTTGTGCAACAGGCAGGCACAAACAAGACTGATGTTGTCTGTG GTCCCCAGGATCGGCAGAGAGCCCTGGTGGTGATCCCCATCTGCTTGGGGATCCTGTTTGTCATCCTCCTTTTGGTGCTGGTCTTTATCAGTGAGTCCTCAG aaaaGGTGGCCAAGAAGCCAAACGATAAG GCCCGCCACCCCAAGCAGGAACCCCAGGAGATCAATTTTCTGGACGATCTTCCTGGCTCCAACCCTGTGGCTCCAGTGCAGGAGACTTTACATGGATGCCAACCGGTCACCCAGGAGGATGGCAAAGAGAGTCGCATCTCAGTGCAGGAGAGACAGTGA
- the CD40 gene encoding tumor necrosis factor receptor superfamily member 5 isoform X3: MVRLLLQCVLWGCLLTAVYPEPPTACRETQYLINSQCCSLCQPGQKLVSECTEFTETECLPCGESEFLDTWNRETHCHQHKYCDPNLGLRVQQKGTSKIDTTCTCEEGQHCTSEACESCVPHRSCSPGFGVKQIATGVSDTICEPCPVGFFSNVSSAFEKCRPWTSCETKDLVVQQAGTNKTDVVCGESWTMGPGKSLGKSPGSAESPGGDPHLLGDPVCHPPFGAGLYQKGGQEAKR; encoded by the exons ATGGTTCGTCTGCTTCTGCAGTGCGTCCTCTGGGGCTGCTTGCTGACCGCT GTCTATCCAGAACCACCCACTGCATGCAGAGAAACACAGTACCTAATAAACAGTCAGTGCTGTTCTTTGTGCCAGCCAG GACAGAAACTGGTGAGTGAGTGCACAGAGTTCACTGAAACGGAATGCCTTCCTTGCGGTGAAAGCGAATTCCTAGACACCTGGAACAGAGAGACACACTGCCACCAGCACAAATACTGCGACCCCA ACCTAGGGCTTCGGGTCCAGCAGAAGGGCACCTCAAAAATAGACACCACCTGCACCTGTGAAGAAGGCCAGCACTGTACGAGTGAGGCCTGTGAGAGCTGTGTCCCCCACCGCTCATGCTCGCCTGGCTTTGGGGTCAAGCAGATCG CTACAGGGGTTTCTGATACCATCTGTGAGCCCTGCCCGGTCGGCTTCTTCTCCAATGTGTCATCTGCTTTTGAAAAGTGTCGCCCTTGGACAAG CTGTGAGACCAAAGACCTGGTTGTGCAACAGGCAGGCACAAACAAGACTGATGTTGTCTGTGGTGAGTCCTGGACAATGGGCCCTGGAAAAAGCCTAGGAAA GTCCCCAGGATCGGCAGAGAGCCCTGGTGGTGATCCCCATCTGCTTGGGGATCCTGTTTGTCATCCTCCTTTTGGTGCTGGTCTTTATCA aaaaGGTGGCCAAGAAGCCAAACGATAA